One Pseudonocardia sediminis DNA window includes the following coding sequences:
- a CDS encoding PIG-L deacetylase family protein, which translates to MPVPRRAAPAVTPPVTAAGVTSLPAGPHGRVATAVAVSPHLDDAVFSAGATLAALAASGWRVLVLTCFTASVPDPRGFALSTQLDKGLGPDVDYMALRRDEDRAACAVLGARPVHLPLAEAPHRGYDSAAALFDGVRPDDDAARALPPLLAPHLAAADLVLAPQAIGDHADHRVVTEAVRALAPAAWWWRDVPYVARNDGRPWWAVPDGPDRGVDVVATLPGKTRAARCYATQVGFQFGGDGEVAATLRRIAADEGSRLGAGCAVEAFRIPGP; encoded by the coding sequence ATGCCGGTTCCGCGCCGCGCCGCACCTGCTGTGACGCCCCCGGTGACCGCCGCCGGTGTCACCTCCCTGCCGGCGGGCCCGCACGGGCGGGTCGCGACCGCGGTCGCGGTCAGCCCGCACCTCGACGACGCCGTGTTCTCCGCCGGGGCCACCCTCGCCGCGCTGGCCGCGTCCGGGTGGCGGGTACTCGTGCTGACGTGCTTCACCGCCTCGGTCCCCGACCCCCGGGGCTTCGCCCTGTCCACCCAGCTGGACAAGGGGCTCGGACCCGACGTCGACTACATGGCCCTGCGCCGCGACGAGGACCGCGCGGCGTGCGCCGTGCTCGGCGCCCGGCCGGTGCACCTGCCCCTCGCCGAGGCACCGCACCGCGGCTACGACTCCGCGGCCGCACTCTTCGACGGCGTCCGACCCGACGACGACGCGGCCCGGGCGCTGCCACCACTGCTGGCGCCCCACCTCGCGGCGGCGGACCTCGTGCTCGCCCCGCAGGCGATCGGGGACCACGCCGACCACCGGGTGGTCACCGAGGCGGTGCGCGCCCTCGCCCCCGCGGCCTGGTGGTGGCGCGACGTCCCGTACGTGGCCCGGAACGACGGGCGCCCGTGGTGGGCGGTGCCCGACGGCCCGGACCGCGGCGTCGACGTGGTGGCGACCCTGCCCGGCAAGACCCGGGCGGCGCGCTGTTACGCCACCCAGGTCGGCTTCCAGTTCGGCGGCGACGGCGAGGTCGCCGCAACACTGCGGAGGATCGCCGCGGACGAGGGCTCCCGCCTCGGCGCCGGGTGCGCCGTCGAGGCGTTCCGCATCCCCGGCCCCTGA
- a CDS encoding glycosyltransferase family 4 protein, translating into MRICFVSRRYWPAVSGMSAYAENLLRHLVAAGHEPTLVSQYRGDEAGRAVYGGGPPPADRIPDGVPVVALESLGEQAVAHGHPADFEADVRAMTDAVLDLHAATPFDVLHAQYSYPNGLAVLRAAHTTGLPAVVSVQGGDGHWVGTCCTTHRALNRAVMQGAPALLIGSDSFAAEVADRHDVDRARFAVIPGATDADRFFPAGPPGAVSDPAVLLYHGRIDARKGVLDLLDAVSSLLEHRRVRLLVSGIGPDTRRVAERIAELGLGEHVEVLGAVPYERAEEVYRRGEIFVSPTYAEGFSNTVLEAMASGLPVVSTDVVGVRDCVRDDENGVLVPAGEPAALATALARLIDDAPRRRRLAECALDEVRRRWSWPVVAARITGVYDEVIARGAGVAAIEQPAMDPECRFRAAPHLL; encoded by the coding sequence GTGAGGATCTGCTTCGTCTCCCGCCGCTACTGGCCCGCCGTCTCGGGCATGAGCGCCTACGCCGAGAACCTGCTGCGCCATCTCGTCGCCGCCGGGCACGAGCCCACGCTGGTCTCGCAGTACCGCGGCGACGAGGCCGGGCGCGCCGTCTACGGCGGCGGGCCCCCGCCCGCCGACCGGATCCCCGACGGTGTGCCGGTGGTGGCCCTGGAGTCCCTCGGCGAGCAGGCCGTCGCCCACGGCCACCCGGCCGACTTCGAGGCCGACGTCCGGGCCATGACCGACGCCGTGCTCGACCTGCACGCGGCGACGCCGTTCGACGTGCTGCACGCGCAGTACTCCTACCCCAACGGGCTGGCCGTGCTGCGCGCCGCGCACACCACCGGACTCCCCGCGGTGGTCTCGGTGCAGGGCGGTGACGGGCACTGGGTCGGCACCTGCTGCACCACCCACCGCGCACTCAACCGCGCGGTGATGCAGGGTGCGCCGGCGCTGCTGATCGGGTCGGACTCCTTCGCCGCCGAGGTCGCCGACCGCCACGACGTCGACCGGGCCCGGTTCGCCGTGATCCCCGGGGCCACCGACGCCGACCGGTTCTTCCCCGCGGGCCCGCCCGGCGCCGTCTCCGACCCCGCCGTCCTGCTCTACCACGGCCGGATCGACGCCCGGAAAGGCGTGCTCGACCTGCTCGACGCCGTCTCCTCGCTGCTCGAGCACCGGCGGGTGCGGCTGCTGGTGTCCGGCATCGGACCCGACACCCGGCGCGTCGCGGAACGGATCGCCGAGCTCGGTCTCGGCGAGCACGTCGAGGTCCTCGGCGCGGTGCCCTACGAGCGGGCCGAGGAGGTCTACCGGCGCGGGGAGATCTTCGTCAGCCCCACCTACGCCGAGGGCTTCTCCAACACCGTCCTGGAGGCGATGGCCTCCGGGCTCCCGGTCGTCTCCACCGACGTCGTCGGCGTGCGGGACTGCGTGCGCGACGACGAGAACGGGGTCCTCGTGCCGGCGGGTGAGCCCGCGGCGCTGGCGACCGCGCTGGCCCGGCTCATCGACGACGCACCCCGGCGGCGGCGCCTGGCCGAGTGCGCGCTGGACGAGGTGCGCCGGCGCTGGTCCTGGCCCGTGGTCGCCGCGCGGATCACCGGGGTGTACGACGAGGTGATCGCCCGCGGCGCGGGCGTGGCCGCGATCGAGCAGCCGGCGATGGACCCGGAATGCCGGTTCCGCGCCGCGCCGCACCTGCTGTGA
- a CDS encoding sugar phosphate isomerase/epimerase family protein: protein MSLRWAYNTNGLVCHRLDDALTLLADSGYDGVALTLDVAHHDPFAPDLAARTAALATRLDRLGLGCVVETGARFLLDPRRKHQPTLVSASADGRATRVAFLRTCIDVAADLGAEAVSFWAGVPDPGTDPALSWRRLLDGVGDVVAHASDRGVTCAFEPEPGMAVDDPDDWARLAAAVPGLTLALDTGHCLVSGRYTPAQAVQAFAGSLGAVAVEDMPYGRHEHRAPGEGDMDLASVVRALHEVGHRGLVSLELPRDAHRADALVPAALQTLQAYEPDRTEVPA, encoded by the coding sequence GTGAGCCTGCGCTGGGCCTACAACACCAACGGGCTCGTGTGCCACCGCCTCGACGACGCACTGACCCTGCTCGCGGACTCCGGCTACGACGGCGTGGCGCTGACCCTCGACGTCGCCCACCACGACCCGTTCGCACCCGACCTGGCCGCGCGCACCGCGGCGCTGGCCACCCGGCTCGACCGGCTCGGGCTGGGCTGCGTCGTCGAGACCGGTGCCCGGTTCCTGCTCGACCCCCGCCGCAAGCACCAGCCCACGCTGGTCAGCGCCTCCGCCGACGGACGCGCCACGCGGGTGGCGTTCCTGCGCACCTGCATCGACGTGGCCGCCGACCTGGGCGCCGAGGCCGTGTCGTTCTGGGCCGGCGTGCCGGACCCGGGCACCGACCCGGCCCTGTCCTGGCGCCGTCTCCTCGACGGCGTCGGCGACGTCGTGGCCCATGCCTCGGACCGCGGTGTGACGTGCGCGTTCGAGCCCGAACCCGGCATGGCCGTCGACGACCCGGACGACTGGGCCCGCCTCGCCGCCGCGGTTCCCGGGCTGACCCTGGCCCTCGACACCGGACACTGCCTGGTCTCGGGCCGCTACACGCCGGCGCAGGCCGTGCAGGCCTTCGCCGGGTCGCTCGGCGCGGTCGCGGTCGAGGACATGCCCTACGGCCGCCACGAGCACCGCGCACCCGGCGAGGGCGACATGGACCTGGCCTCGGTCGTGCGGGCCCTGCACGAGGTCGGCCACCGCGGGCTGGTGTCGCTGGAGCTGCCCCGCGACGCCCACCGCGCCGACGCCCTCGTCCCCGCCGCCCTGCAGACCCTGCAGGCCTACGAGCCCGACCGCACCGAGGTGCCCGCGTGA
- a CDS encoding YcaO-like family protein — protein MSAAPETTALGTAAGLLRAALPDGRLTMFAITGADRAGVPTVSADLSGTADGHDDAGIGYGHVDEQAQVGALGELAEVVLTRGAATRTCRASYTELRRGTGGSGVVDPRALVLPAGTTVDDDAPRDWSAARRWRTGEDVWLPAEFCVSGGGDLPPGPMTPALITPITNGNGAGDTPERAVSHALLELLQRDGNGTRFRALDAGTVIELDDVRDPVTRDVLRRLADAGVEVLPKLATTAFGMTALHVVGVDTDPDTDPLAMSACGEAVHPDREVALRKAVLEYAAARARKVFMHRPLAQLWALAPEDYWQRRLSRPVPAQETRALEAMRAWSGLDTTAMGALLEPVVWARHTTVAFSSLPTVPPGSLDDPAALLEHLLVVLSGFDVLVVAPPPGPAAAVKVIVPGLEAETMSYGRIGARGVAGLLERGSALAGLGPPPHDGAKAVVLTGDGRDRLGDDAWLDLDAVAATVGPLYPLYREPARHVLARSGGTP, from the coding sequence GTGAGCGCCGCACCCGAAACCACGGCGCTGGGGACCGCGGCCGGCCTGCTCCGTGCCGCGCTGCCCGACGGTCGCCTCACGATGTTCGCGATCACCGGCGCGGACCGGGCCGGTGTCCCGACCGTGTCGGCGGACCTGTCCGGCACCGCCGACGGCCACGACGACGCCGGTATCGGCTACGGGCACGTCGACGAGCAGGCACAGGTCGGCGCGCTCGGTGAGCTGGCCGAGGTGGTGCTGACCCGCGGGGCGGCGACGCGAACGTGCCGGGCGTCCTACACCGAGCTGCGCCGCGGGACCGGGGGCTCCGGCGTCGTCGACCCCCGCGCACTGGTCCTGCCCGCCGGCACCACGGTCGACGACGACGCCCCGCGGGACTGGTCGGCCGCCCGGCGCTGGCGCACCGGTGAGGACGTGTGGCTGCCCGCCGAGTTCTGTGTCTCCGGGGGCGGCGACCTGCCGCCCGGCCCGATGACCCCGGCGCTGATCACCCCGATCACGAACGGCAACGGGGCGGGCGACACACCCGAGCGCGCCGTCTCCCACGCCCTGCTCGAGCTGCTGCAACGCGACGGCAACGGCACCCGCTTCCGCGCCCTCGACGCCGGGACCGTGATCGAGCTCGACGACGTCCGCGACCCGGTCACCCGCGACGTGCTGCGCCGCCTCGCCGACGCCGGTGTCGAGGTGCTGCCCAAGCTCGCCACTACCGCGTTCGGGATGACGGCCCTGCACGTGGTCGGCGTCGACACCGATCCCGACACCGACCCGCTGGCGATGAGCGCCTGCGGCGAGGCCGTCCACCCCGACCGGGAGGTCGCCCTGCGCAAGGCGGTGCTGGAGTACGCCGCCGCGCGGGCCCGCAAGGTGTTCATGCACCGCCCGCTGGCGCAGCTGTGGGCGCTGGCACCCGAGGACTACTGGCAACGCCGGCTCAGCCGCCCGGTACCGGCGCAGGAGACCCGCGCGCTCGAGGCGATGCGCGCGTGGTCGGGCCTCGACACCACCGCGATGGGCGCCCTGCTCGAACCGGTCGTGTGGGCGCGGCACACCACCGTGGCGTTCTCGTCCCTGCCGACCGTGCCGCCCGGCTCGCTCGACGACCCGGCCGCCCTGCTCGAGCACCTGCTCGTCGTCCTGTCCGGCTTCGACGTGCTGGTCGTGGCCCCGCCGCCGGGGCCCGCCGCCGCGGTCAAGGTGATCGTGCCCGGTCTGGAGGCCGAGACCATGTCCTACGGCCGGATCGGCGCCCGCGGCGTCGCCGGTCTCCTCGAGCGCGGCTCCGCGCTGGCCGGCCTCGGCCCGCCTCCGCACGACGGCGCGAAGGCCGTCGTGCTGACCGGAGACGGACGCGACCGGCTCGGCGACGACGCCTGGCTCGACCTCGACGCCGTGGCGGCGACCGTCGGCCCCCTCTACCCGCTCTACCGCGAACCGGCCCGGCACGTACTCGCCCGGAGCGGGGGCACCCCGTGA
- a CDS encoding MBL fold metallo-hydrolase: MTLRPYSCGSCGHWQRWFAPPPACPVCTDVRNALPDDGWDFTLDTDVARGRTGRWAEVADGVSGYWCEPQLGLGTTGWVIETDDGPVGWEAAGYYPPESIARLRERGGLVALGSSHVHGYGALWQLQDELDPEVLAVNVHDLGWTKAFRVTWPTDDRHELAPGLTMHRSGGHFPGHCVLHDSRRGILFVGDLLKVDLTDDGRPAGLSCHKAYHAQIPLSHDEIRASRALVEQLDFDAVATPFEFAAPVSSKQVIALFDRQLAGRPVAGPVPLEELS, translated from the coding sequence ATGACCCTGCGCCCGTACTCCTGTGGCTCCTGCGGACACTGGCAACGCTGGTTCGCCCCTCCCCCCGCCTGCCCGGTGTGCACCGACGTGCGCAACGCGCTGCCCGACGACGGCTGGGACTTCACCCTCGACACCGACGTCGCGCGGGGCCGGACCGGACGGTGGGCCGAGGTCGCCGACGGCGTGAGCGGCTACTGGTGCGAACCGCAGCTCGGCCTGGGCACCACCGGCTGGGTGATCGAGACCGACGACGGGCCGGTCGGGTGGGAGGCCGCCGGGTACTACCCGCCGGAGTCGATCGCCCGGCTGCGCGAACGCGGCGGGCTCGTCGCACTCGGGTCGAGCCACGTGCACGGCTACGGCGCGCTGTGGCAGCTGCAGGACGAGCTCGACCCGGAGGTCCTCGCCGTCAACGTCCACGACCTGGGCTGGACCAAGGCGTTCCGGGTGACCTGGCCGACCGACGACCGCCACGAGCTCGCGCCCGGGCTGACGATGCACCGCTCCGGCGGGCACTTCCCCGGGCACTGCGTGCTGCACGACTCCCGGCGCGGGATCCTGTTCGTCGGGGACCTGCTCAAGGTCGACCTGACCGACGACGGCCGACCGGCCGGGCTGTCGTGCCACAAGGCCTACCACGCCCAGATCCCGCTCTCCCACGACGAGATCCGCGCCTCGCGCGCCCTGGTCGAGCAGCTGGACTTCGACGCCGTCGCCACACCGTTCGAGTTCGCCGCACCGGTGTCGTCCAAGCAGGTCATCGCACTGTTCGACCGCCAGCTTGCCGGCCGTCCGGTCGCCGGACCGGTCCCGCTGGAGGAGCTGTCGTGA
- a CDS encoding Gfo/Idh/MocA family protein: protein MTARVRWGVVGCGWVTREHAVPALRSLPGASLAAVCDRDRGRAAALAGPARVATDVDGLLAPGDVDAVYVATPHDDHAATVTAVAAHGVAVLCEKPMATSHTDARAVVTACRGRLAGTAFDQRFHPAHRRIAEIVAEGGLGTVTAVRIVYGCWLPPEWSPPGAAPGEVNWRADPVRAGGGASADLAPHGVDLVGVLLDDDLVALEIMRQHRVHPYPVDDGSVLVGRTGRSVLFSGHVSFNTGDALPRRSLHVVGTAAQLVAEDTMGQTAGGTLTRIDARTGARSGIDFDTATDPFTAQLAAYTAAVAGTAPWPFPLDRDLRLHRLLDDAMTRSADR, encoded by the coding sequence GTGACGGCGCGGGTCCGGTGGGGGGTGGTCGGCTGCGGCTGGGTCACCCGCGAGCACGCCGTCCCGGCCCTGCGCTCGCTGCCCGGGGCGTCCCTGGCCGCGGTGTGCGACCGCGACCGGGGCAGGGCGGCGGCACTCGCCGGGCCGGCGCGGGTCGCCACCGACGTCGACGGGCTGCTGGCACCGGGCGACGTCGACGCCGTCTACGTCGCGACCCCGCACGACGACCACGCCGCCACGGTCACCGCGGTCGCCGCGCACGGCGTGGCGGTGCTGTGCGAGAAGCCGATGGCCACCTCGCACACCGACGCCCGGGCGGTGGTGACCGCGTGCCGGGGACGGCTCGCCGGGACCGCCTTCGACCAGCGCTTCCACCCCGCGCACCGGCGGATCGCCGAGATCGTCGCCGAGGGCGGGCTGGGCACCGTGACCGCGGTGCGGATCGTCTACGGCTGCTGGCTGCCTCCGGAATGGAGCCCGCCGGGAGCCGCGCCGGGCGAGGTCAACTGGCGGGCGGACCCCGTCCGGGCCGGGGGCGGGGCCTCGGCGGACCTGGCCCCGCACGGTGTCGACCTGGTCGGTGTCCTGCTCGACGACGACCTCGTCGCACTCGAGATCATGCGCCAGCACCGGGTCCACCCCTACCCCGTCGACGACGGGAGCGTGCTCGTCGGGCGGACCGGCCGCAGCGTCCTGTTCAGCGGGCACGTCAGCTTCAACACCGGCGACGCCCTGCCACGGCGCAGCCTGCACGTCGTCGGCACGGCCGCCCAGCTCGTCGCCGAGGACACGATGGGCCAGACCGCCGGCGGCACGCTGACCCGGATCGACGCCCGCACCGGCGCCCGGTCGGGCATCGACTTCGACACCGCCACCGACCCCTTCACCGCCCAGCTCGCCGCCTACACCGCGGCCGTCGCCGGGACCGCCCCGTGGCCCTTCCCCCTCGACCGCGACCTGCGGCTGCACCGACTGCTCGACGACGCGATGACGAGGAGCGCCGACCGATGA
- a CDS encoding class I SAM-dependent methyltransferase translates to MTGPWCGADGATLRPDTPHTLTDGTRRWPVVDDVAWLRAGDDDLRERAVAELDRGDVDGAAALLFADADEWWDQRAPSNARLRRVRHTRTLREAVDLLGLGRVGTYFLHRWSDPTWLATLALTAAHPPAGRPVVDIACGAGHLLRHLAQHGHDDLLGVDVVFAKLWLARRHLVPRRVRLVCADAQAAWPDPAGGPRYVCCHDALYFLEHKAAVLTAARRHAGGQGAVVVGHGHNALHPAGRSGRPLPGPQWADLLPGSRAYTEEELTAAALDGRLPRVAEPAELAGTEAVGLVDDPAGAPGETRLLYPPPHARLRPNPLYTGPLRHWPGDAWAAEYGERAAAYLPALWTAYEDPVRRRMLVDIPETW, encoded by the coding sequence GTGACCGGGCCGTGGTGCGGCGCGGACGGAGCGACGCTGCGCCCGGACACGCCCCACACCCTCACCGACGGGACACGGCGCTGGCCGGTCGTCGACGACGTGGCGTGGCTGCGCGCCGGCGACGACGACCTCCGCGAACGCGCGGTCGCCGAGCTGGACCGCGGCGACGTCGACGGGGCCGCGGCCCTGCTGTTCGCCGACGCCGACGAATGGTGGGACCAGCGGGCGCCGTCGAACGCGCGGCTGCGGCGGGTCCGGCACACGCGCACCCTGCGCGAGGCCGTCGACCTGCTGGGGCTCGGCCGGGTCGGCACCTACTTCCTGCACCGCTGGAGCGACCCGACGTGGCTGGCCACGCTCGCCCTGACCGCCGCCCACCCGCCGGCCGGGCGCCCGGTCGTCGACATCGCGTGCGGTGCGGGGCACCTGCTGCGCCACCTGGCCCAGCACGGCCACGACGACCTGCTCGGGGTCGACGTGGTGTTCGCCAAGCTGTGGCTGGCCCGGCGCCACCTGGTGCCGCGCCGGGTGAGGCTGGTCTGCGCCGACGCCCAGGCCGCGTGGCCGGACCCGGCCGGCGGGCCGCGCTACGTCTGCTGCCACGACGCCCTCTACTTCCTCGAGCACAAGGCCGCGGTCCTCACCGCGGCACGCCGGCACGCCGGCGGGCAGGGCGCGGTGGTCGTCGGCCACGGCCACAACGCGCTGCACCCGGCCGGGCGCTCGGGGCGTCCGCTGCCCGGGCCGCAGTGGGCGGATCTGCTGCCCGGGTCGCGGGCCTACACCGAGGAGGAGCTCACCGCCGCGGCGCTCGACGGTCGCCTGCCGCGGGTCGCCGAGCCGGCGGAGCTGGCCGGCACCGAGGCCGTCGGGCTGGTCGACGACCCCGCCGGCGCGCCCGGCGAGACCCGGCTGCTCTATCCGCCGCCGCACGCCCGGCTGCGGCCCAACCCGCTCTACACCGGGCCGCTGCGGCACTGGCCCGGCGACGCGTGGGCCGCCGAGTACGGCGAGCGCGCCGCGGCCTACCTCCCGGCGCTGTGGACGGCCTACGAGGACCCCGTGCGCCGGCGGATGCTCGTCGACATCCCGGAGACCTGGTGA
- a CDS encoding inositol-3-phosphate synthase yields the protein MTVDPNITDPAESTSAAQETSAPDATGHRVGVAVVGLGGAVASTMVAGVELLRLGAVGSAGLPFADRTELTPYESLRFGGWDLDPADLAKAAQVHQVLEPAQLDLVAGHLETLTPWPAVADPRWCRNAGGANVVEISSLRERIARIRDDLQRFRTEQELDTVVVLNLASTEAVPPDTTFLADAAALERAIDADDPAVTPGVLYAYAAISETCPYVNFTPGAGAESPALQHLAEQHGVPIAGRDGKTGQTMLKTVLAPALRSRGLHVDGWYSTNLLGNRDGEILNDPDSMASKVNTKGSVLDSMLGYAVDDHIVRIDYYRPRGDAKESWDNIDLTGFLGGRMQLKLDFLCRDSVLAAPLVLELVRMVVEAHRRGESGAQEQLGYFFKSPVTRDSRPPEHGFARQEQTLNDWLDGR from the coding sequence GTGACCGTTGACCCGAACATCACCGACCCCGCGGAGAGCACCTCCGCGGCACAGGAGACATCCGCACCCGACGCGACCGGACACCGGGTCGGTGTCGCCGTCGTCGGGCTGGGCGGTGCGGTGGCCTCGACCATGGTCGCCGGCGTCGAGCTGCTGCGCCTCGGCGCCGTCGGCTCCGCCGGTCTGCCCTTCGCCGACCGCACCGAGCTCACCCCGTACGAGAGCCTGCGGTTCGGGGGCTGGGACCTCGACCCGGCCGACCTCGCCAAGGCCGCGCAGGTCCACCAGGTCCTCGAACCCGCCCAGCTCGACCTGGTCGCCGGACATCTCGAGACCCTCACCCCCTGGCCGGCGGTCGCCGACCCCCGGTGGTGCCGCAACGCCGGCGGCGCGAACGTCGTGGAGATCTCCTCGCTGCGTGAGCGGATCGCCCGCATCCGCGACGACCTGCAACGCTTCCGCACCGAGCAGGAGCTGGACACGGTGGTGGTGCTCAACCTGGCCTCCACCGAGGCGGTCCCGCCGGACACGACCTTCCTCGCCGACGCCGCGGCGCTGGAGCGGGCGATCGACGCCGACGACCCGGCGGTCACCCCGGGCGTGCTCTACGCCTACGCCGCCATCTCCGAGACCTGCCCCTACGTCAACTTCACCCCGGGCGCCGGGGCCGAGTCCCCGGCTCTGCAGCACCTGGCCGAGCAGCACGGCGTGCCGATCGCCGGCCGCGACGGCAAGACCGGCCAGACGATGCTCAAGACGGTACTGGCGCCGGCCCTGCGCAGCCGCGGCCTGCACGTCGACGGCTGGTACTCCACCAACCTGCTCGGCAACCGCGACGGCGAGATCCTCAACGACCCGGACTCGATGGCCAGCAAGGTCAACACCAAGGGCTCGGTGCTGGACTCGATGCTCGGCTACGCCGTCGACGACCACATCGTGCGCATCGACTACTACCGGCCCCGCGGGGACGCCAAGGAGTCCTGGGACAACATCGACCTGACCGGGTTCCTCGGCGGGCGGATGCAGCTCAAGCTCGACTTCCTCTGCCGTGACTCCGTGCTCGCCGCGCCGCTGGTGCTCGAGCTCGTGCGCATGGTCGTCGAGGCCCACCGCCGCGGCGAGTCCGGCGCCCAGGAACAGCTCGGCTACTTCTTCAAGTCCCCGGTCACCCGCGACTCCCGGCCCCCCGAGCACGGCTTCGCGCGCCAGGAGCAGACGCTCAACGACTGGCTGGACGGCCGGTGA
- a CDS encoding xanthine dehydrogenase family protein molybdopterin-binding subunit, giving the protein MTDRLDGPLKVTGRARYAADRSLPGMAYGYVVTSTAAHADVEAMDVTAAGEAPGVLAVYSPFDPLTLHAPNHPMLGRAWVPLQDTEVTYYGQPIGFVVAETFEQARDAAGLVGVTYRHEPARTSFHDGLADAEDAPPAMDGSPPSLAVLAPGVDSIDDALAASPVVVSAAYSTATQNHAAMEPHSAVAVWESGRLTVHSGNQGSDIVASDLATALGTDPDAVRVVNPYVGGAFGGKGRASVPAFLAAAAARALGRPVKAALTREQVFTATATRPATVQTITVGAERNGDLVALRHDSWSSTPADRSFVEPTSHGTSKEWYATPNLAISQKMVPLNIPPTTFMRAPGEAPGSFALESAIDELAIRLDMDPIELRRRNNSTAPPGRDLQWSSKHLDECFRIGAARFGWTGRTGGSRVEGDWLVGVGTATAMFPALRFPATVGITLHDDDTAEVAASGADPGTGLLTVLAIIGAESLDIAPERVRPRLGDSSLPPGGMSGGSTGTASAGTAIMIAAPKAIDDLLALATAPGAPFAGTEVSYADGHVLGGGREMSFGEVLRATRRPSLAVTGSSAPGEEMTKHSFSSFGAQFCEVRVHRFTREVRVSRMLGVFDAGRIVNDKAARSQIEGGMIWGVSAALHEGLEIEADGRPANADLAGYLLPVNADIPEVDVAFVERPDTLHNAVGARGIGEIGTVGVAAAIANAVFDATGVRVRHIPITVEDLLD; this is encoded by the coding sequence ATGACCGACCGGTTGGACGGCCCGCTGAAAGTCACCGGCCGGGCGCGGTACGCGGCGGACCGCAGCCTTCCCGGCATGGCCTACGGGTACGTCGTGACCAGCACGGCCGCGCACGCCGACGTCGAGGCCATGGACGTCACTGCGGCCGGGGAGGCACCCGGCGTCCTCGCCGTGTACTCCCCCTTCGACCCGCTGACCCTGCATGCCCCGAACCACCCGATGCTGGGCCGCGCGTGGGTCCCGCTGCAGGACACCGAGGTCACCTACTACGGGCAGCCCATCGGCTTCGTGGTCGCCGAGACCTTCGAACAGGCCCGCGACGCGGCCGGGCTCGTCGGGGTCACCTACCGGCACGAGCCCGCCCGCACCTCGTTCCACGACGGCCTCGCCGACGCCGAGGACGCACCCCCGGCCATGGACGGCTCACCGCCGTCGCTGGCGGTGCTCGCGCCCGGCGTCGACTCCATCGACGACGCCCTGGCCGCGAGCCCCGTCGTGGTCTCCGCGGCCTACTCCACCGCCACCCAGAACCACGCCGCGATGGAGCCGCACTCCGCGGTCGCGGTGTGGGAGTCCGGCCGCCTGACCGTCCACAGTGGCAACCAGGGCTCCGACATCGTGGCCTCCGACCTCGCCACCGCCCTCGGCACGGACCCCGACGCGGTGCGCGTGGTCAACCCCTATGTGGGCGGAGCGTTCGGCGGGAAGGGACGCGCCTCGGTGCCGGCGTTCCTGGCCGCCGCGGCCGCCCGTGCCCTCGGCCGCCCGGTCAAGGCCGCGCTGACCCGTGAACAGGTCTTCACCGCGACCGCCACCCGGCCGGCGACCGTCCAGACGATCACCGTCGGCGCCGAGCGCAACGGGGACCTGGTCGCGCTGCGCCACGACTCGTGGTCGAGCACGCCGGCGGACCGGTCCTTCGTCGAACCGACCTCGCACGGCACGTCCAAGGAGTGGTACGCCACCCCGAACCTGGCCATCAGCCAGAAGATGGTGCCGCTGAACATCCCGCCGACCACGTTCATGCGGGCACCGGGCGAGGCGCCCGGGTCGTTCGCCCTGGAGAGCGCGATCGACGAGCTGGCGATCCGTCTCGACATGGACCCGATCGAGCTGCGCCGGCGCAACAACTCCACCGCGCCTCCGGGTCGCGACCTGCAGTGGTCGAGCAAGCACCTCGACGAGTGCTTCCGGATCGGTGCGGCCCGGTTCGGCTGGACGGGCCGCACCGGCGGGAGCAGGGTCGAGGGCGACTGGCTCGTCGGCGTCGGCACGGCCACCGCGATGTTCCCCGCCCTGCGCTTCCCGGCCACGGTCGGGATCACGCTGCACGACGACGACACCGCCGAGGTCGCCGCCAGCGGTGCCGATCCCGGGACCGGCCTGCTGACCGTCCTGGCGATCATCGGGGCCGAGTCCCTCGACATCGCACCGGAGAGGGTCCGGCCGCGTCTGGGCGACTCGTCTCTGCCGCCCGGTGGCATGTCCGGCGGCTCGACCGGTACCGCGAGCGCCGGGACCGCCATCATGATCGCCGCCCCCAAGGCCATCGACGATCTGCTGGCCCTGGCCACGGCTCCCGGCGCACCGTTCGCCGGGACCGAGGTCTCCTACGCCGACGGGCACGTGCTCGGCGGCGGCCGGGAGATGAGCTTCGGTGAGGTCCTGCGGGCGACCCGGCGTCCGTCGCTCGCGGTGACCGGCTCCTCGGCGCCCGGCGAGGAGATGACCAAGCACTCCTTCAGCTCCTTCGGTGCCCAGTTCTGCGAGGTCCGGGTGCACCGTTTCACCCGGGAGGTCCGCGTCTCCCGCATGCTGGGCGTCTTCGACGCCGGCCGGATCGTCAACGACAAGGCCGCCCGCAGCCAGATCGAGGGCGGGATGATCTGGGGCGTGTCCGCCGCGCTGCACGAGGGCCTGGAGATCGAGGCGGACGGCCGTCCGGCCAACGCCGACCTCGCCGGCTACCTCCTGCCGGTCAACGCCGACATCCCCGAGGTCGACGTCGCCTTCGTCGAGCGCCCGGACACGTTGCACAACGCCGTGGGGGCACGCGGCATCGGCGAGATCGGCACCGTCGGCGTCGCGGCGGCGATCGCCAACGCCGTCTTCGACGCCACCGGTGTGCGGGTCCGGCACATCCCGATCACGGTCGAGGACCTGCTCGACTAG